atttcttcgagactgaagtcgccgttcttgaacttttgaaaccaactctttgctgtattataagagagtgctccctcacccatcgcaccgcatatgtttcgttccgcttccattgctgaatgaccaagacgaaattcataaagaagaagcaatctaacgtctcgacgttcaagtttgatgattgtcatcgtggcaaagtagaaatggatgaaattaatcttttctgaaaggggacgacccgaccttgacacgacctacgatgaaaaaattttaaaactttctagaagttttggaaaaatatttgaaaaaaagtacaaaaacttatgggacaacctgatagtagagatttagagaaagaAAGACCCAACCCATTGCAAAAAATACATGCAATGTTACGAAATTGACAatgttttgtagatttttgaacgttaaaaaatttttattttagttttactATAAAATGTTATAAGCTGAGTCCTAAGTATATATTaagcctgaaaattgtcaaaaagtaaaatttctcCAAACTTGAGCTGTACAAAATGGCTGCACAAAAGATTGTTCATTTTGTTCAATTgtcatgaatttttgaagaattggcGTTTGAGTGAAACTCGgtttctaaattcaaaaatgaaattatcaCAAATACTAGAGcatttattaatttgaattttaatccaaaatttctatATGTTTCTCTCAACTCTCtactttgtttcaaaatagcAAATATCTTTGAGTAGTGATttggagaaagaaaaaaaacaaatgaaacgATGAACAGAAATTTAGATATATATTGAGATTAGAAAAAGTTATCACGAAATTGAACGATCaatataaaaacaattgaTAACATAAATGTACAATTTCCTTATAAATAGACCGTTTACACATAAAACTGAAACAGTGATCATTTCTGGTGAAATAATGAGTAAATGTCTTTTTTCTGAGGAAGATGAATCAGAATACAGTTTCTGTTATCAATAGAACTGCATGTGATGGTCAAGAAACAATTCTCTCTCactatcatttttcatttaaaataatagtCTCTCTATCAGTTAGATAACGCCATTGCTTATTGTTACTTGACCAAGACCGTAACAGGCTGTTTTATGTattgataataaaatttgtattctGAGTCATATTTCTCAGAAAGAAAGACACTATCTTATTACTTTTGCAGAGAATTGCGTCTTTCTTTCCCTAAACTTCTAacttctattaaaaaaaaacatcgtgTTCATCTTTTGcttttcacatattttattATGTGGTAATTCAGTGTCTATTAgtagtttcatttttaagtACAATAAACCGTGAATATATATTAACCTTACGCAACTTCGATTCTCATTTCTAAACTTTCAGATAAACTTCCAAACATGTCTGCTAAACGGCTAACTCTGCTTGATCTGCCTATAACAGTTGCGAATCACGTTCTGGAGAAGCTTGAAATCGAGGAATTGTGAGTATTTAAGACTAACGTACAAGCTAACTAAGTACTATCTACATATGTATCTAACGAGTTTTGAATATTCGTTGGTCTTCAATATGCCATAATGTGAAAATGATGGTGTTATTGatgaattttcctaaaaatttagctgcttcAGAGCAGGTTCAGTAAATTATAACTAACTGGGGTACTTATTGGTTTCattccccaaaaaatttttttattttacaaatttcaattaaccacaaaaaaaacgtgaactttttggAACGAATTGTAGAAATGGATGCTTTGCTCCGTACCTGTGCTCacgttttcaatttgaaaagtggaaaattaaattttagaaaatttaaacattttgggtTGAACGAAACCCATAAAAACCTAACTGGTTCCAGGCTGACCTGCCGAAAAGTTTGTCGAACTTTACGGACCGCTGTTGATAAACTTGGAGCTCACTTCACCAACCTCAGAGTTTGGTTGCAGAGTAACCGAGTTTCGATAGATCTCGACAGAATTACCATCACCTACTCTAGTTCATCTCTTGGTGGAACATATGTGAAGTGCGACTATCGGCGACGGAAAAAGAAATATATAAGAGATGATAACTATTTGAAGATAGCTTTCAAtgacttgaaaatatttcaaaagcaTGCTTCTTGTCTAATGATTCAAACCATTTTGGAAGGAAAAGATAGAGAATATGTTGTCCACTCTCTAGTAGACGTCTTAAAAGAGGAAGAGAATATCCACATGAAAACTATACGTCTGCATCATGACTTATCAATTGACGATATGTTATTAATCCTTCCATTATTCAATAGTCAAACATTGAGAAGCATTGAATTAGGAGGAATGTTTTCAGATCACGAGTTTAAAAGAATAACTCATTTGGATCAATGGAAAAAGGCAAAGCACTTCAATTTTTGGGATTCCTGGTTTAAATTTCAACCAATCGAACATTTCTTGCATTTTGAGGAGTTTACTTTTGATACTCAAGATTTTCCAATACAAAATGTGATTAAAATTCGAGATGTAAGTTCGAAGTTATAACTTTGATAATGAATTATGGTTTTATAaccaaacaaattttcaggatcTGCTGCAAAGATGTACTTTCCAGAAATGCACAATTacgtttctaaaaataaatttcacgcCTCTCGAGTTTGCAAGAATATTTCAACCGGATTATGCTGGTGGCGATGACTTCACCCTGGAGTATTCAAACGGGAAATCCAGATTTGACATATCTTTTGGAGATTCCGAATTTTGTGACATGTGGATgttcaaaatgaaaagatgCTAACTAATTTTGTTTCGTATTATTTTCTATTGtcatttttatatattcaTCTGTATGAAAACTCCACAatgatttctggaaaatgttgtGCCTGTGAATGGTTTATATTCTAACGGAAATTCAATCCAAGATGAACTTTGCGGCATCATCGGACTCGCTCTCcaacttcttttttgaattttgagctgagAAATTGTATGAGTGATACAAATTGTGCATGTTTCAGTAGACTGTTAGTTTTGATGACGGGAAAACTAAGATTTCAGTGACCAAAATTGGATTTCAGTCTGAAAAACTGGGACTTTTTAATCAAACAATCAAGTTGGAGTTTTGCCGGGACAAAAATCTTGATCTGACTACAACAACTTGATTTTCAGAGCACAATTTATtatgttaattttcagaagaataaCTTGATTCTagatttgttcatttttcaatcaaaataatAGTCTCTTAATCAGTTAGATAACACCATTGCTTATTGTTTCTAGACCGTCACAGGAAGTTTTATTGATAACAGAAACTGTATTCTGACTCATCTTCCTCAGAAAGTACGACACTATCCTATTATATCACCAAACGGTCTATTTATAAGGAGACTGTACGTTTAGGTTATCTactgttttcatatttttcgttaaatttcatattaacttttttaattagttATATAGGTACCTCAATCAATATATGgtaactaaaaattttgattttcaggtaaCAAACTTTCCTCTCAAAATGTCCGGTTGCTTCCTAGATATAATGCCTGGTTTGAAATGGTTTTCTAATTTATCAAAACGTCGAAGAATTTTACAACAGGAGAGCCCACTCAATATGCCTCTGGACATTGCTAaccatgtttttgaaaagttggagCCTATGGATCTGTGAGTTGTGATGagatctttgaaaaaagtgtgtaGTTCTAAAAAGGTCCCGTTACGAAAACCCAGGGGTTGCTGTACTTTCTCATGCCTAATTGTAAGCAATAATCTGTGAAAAGTTCTGTATAAAAcacattcaaaattgaaacagttttaacaaactttttaaataaaaaaatgggCTTACCACAAAAATTCatggggttactgtaatttggTGTTTAAATCttggaagttcaaaaatttatgagttttcataagaaatatgaaaatttcaacaacattCTTGGCggatatattaaaaattatgaaattttgtacttaaaggtggagtaccgaaatttgagactttgttttttttagacccaaaatgatccaaaactaccgaattttgtaatgagacgttctgaaaatttttcaaaaaaaagttatggcggctcaaagttttgaaaaaaggctcttttttagctgaaatctcaaattttggcatttttcagtgTCGCAACGTCTTGcaaaaaaacgcaaaactTTAACGTCTCATCacaaaattcggtagttttggacgattttgggtctaaaaaaagcaaagtctcaaatttcggtactccaccttcgGTACTATACCtcaaaaatttgggtcccgccacgaaaactctaCAAATTTCAGATGGGTTTGTCGTAACGTGTGTCAAGGACTGAGACACGCTGTGGATGGATTTGGAATTCATTTTAACACAATCGAATTTAGTATACAAGACAGAAGCATTTGTATTTCACTGGACAACGAAACTATACACTACAATCAACTGCCAAATGAAATAGACACATCTGTGACTTACAAGAATCAGGAAAAGATTTTCGAAGGAAAAAACTACTTAGAAGTAGCGTTAAAGGACTTTGGAATACTATTGAATTACAcatcggaattgaaaatatctgcTGATCCCAAATGCTACACCAGAATGCATTCGAAACTTCttctgaaaacttggaaatggCAAAAATGGAATCACGTCAAGAAACTAGACTTTTCGATAGTACACCTTGATTTTATACTTGATATACTTCCACACTTCAATTCTAAAGGGCTGGAAAGTATAACAATGCGGAGTATTCACTTAGATCATCAATTTGAACAAATCACAAAATTGGATCAATGGAAAAACACTAAAAtcttacatttgaaaaatgaagcgATGAAGTTGTGTCCTCCCTTTAAATACCTATTTCAATTCACTGAGTTTGATGTCAacgcattttatttttcaattcaaaatgctGTTCAATTCAGAGATGTAAGTGATAATTCTGATGCTTTCATTAACATGAATTTCAGGATCTACTAAGAAGAAAAACATTCGAAAAGTGCGCAGTCCGTTTTACTAGTTTAGATGCACGTGATTATAGCATTCAATATGCGATTGTATTCAAGCCGGACTATCATTACGAAGATGAGTACGAATATTCAAACGATATGGGCAAACTTGCATTCAGCTCTCCTTATTATGGATTGTTCATAAAGAGATGTTGACAAAAATTGTAGTATTCTTAAATATGTAATTGTctaataattttctttaaatgaaCGGGCTTATGTTCGGAAAATCTTTTGTTAAAATTGCTCTACACtagggctcccatgaggtcgccgcaaTTGAAACAAATCATAGCTCATTCGATTAACCATATcaagatcttcaaaaaaactataaaagtttgaaaagttaggagtcaaatattttttaaaataataccaaaaagttgcagtgtggAGATAGGGGAGGGCATTTGatttatttggtgaagccagagagtaaaataattggtgaagccagagagtaaaatagttggtgaagccagagagtaaaataattggtgaagccagagagtaatttatttggtgaagccagagagtaaaataattggtgaagccagagagtaaaataattggtgaagccagagagtaaaataattggtgaagccagagagtaatttatttggtgaagccagagagtaaaataattggtgaagccagagagtaatttatttggtgaagccagagagtaaaataattggtgaagccagagagtaaaataattggtgaagccagagagtaatttatttggtgaagccagagagtaaaataattggtgaagcagagagtaaaataattggtgaagcagagagtaaaataattggtgaagcagagagtaaaataattggtgaagccagagagtaaaataattggtgaagccagagagtaatttatttggtga
The nucleotide sequence above comes from Caenorhabditis elegans chromosome III. Encoded proteins:
- the fbxa-28 gene encoding F-box domain-containing protein (Partially confirmed by transcript evidence), which encodes MPLDIANHVFEKLEPMDLWVCRNVCQGLRHAVDGFGIHFNTIEFSIQDRSICISLDNETIHYNQLPNEIDTSVTYKNQEKIFEGKNYLEVALKDFGILLNYTSELKISADPKCYTRMHSKLLLKTWKWQKWNHVKKLDFSIVHLDFILDILPHFNSKGLESITMRSIHLDHQFEQITKLDQWKNTKILHLKNEAMKLCPPFKYLFQFTEFDVNAFYFSIQNAVQFRDDLLRRKTFEKCAVRFTSLDARDYSIQYAIVFKPDYHYEDEYEYSNDMGKLAFSSPYYGLFIKRC
- the fbxa-35 gene encoding F-box domain-containing protein (Confirmed by transcript evidence), with protein sequence MSAKRLTLLDLPITVANHVLEKLEIEELLTCRKVCRTLRTAVDKLGAHFTNLRVWLQSNRVSIDLDRITITYSSSSLGGTYVKCDYRRRKKKYIRDDNYLKIAFNDLKIFQKHASCLMIQTILEGKDREYVVHSLVDVLKEEENIHMKTIRLHHDLSIDDMLLILPLFNSQTLRSIELGGMFSDHEFKRITHLDQWKKAKHFNFWDSWFKFQPIEHFLHFEEFTFDTQDFPIQNVIKIRDDLLQRCTFQKCTITFLKINFTPLEFARIFQPDYAGGDDFTLEYSNGKSRFDISFGDSEFCDMWMFKMKRC